In one Gemmatimonadales bacterium genomic region, the following are encoded:
- the ilvE gene encoding branched-chain-amino-acid transaminase gives MYIFPMTTSLSSSKQSAAQGAGVPTIWLDGEWHERDTATVSVYDHGLLYGDGVFEGIRIYGGKIFRLKEHLDRLYDSAHAIWLTVPIPKDEFAALTEEAVRRSGIREGYIRPIVTRGAGDLGLDPRKCPRPSVIIIVDTIKLWPEEVYETGLKVVTAGTPIPQRESLSPRVKSLNYLAHILAKIEGTQAGADEVLMLDSSGSVAEGSGQNLFVVKQGKIRTPAAFAGILKGVTRDVVIELAVQAGYDVQETILNRYDVYTADEAFFTGTAAEVVAIRQVDGRLIGAGKSGPVTRDLRARFQALVRS, from the coding sequence ATGTACATTTTCCCTATGACGACCAGCCTTTCTTCTTCCAAGCAGTCGGCCGCCCAGGGCGCGGGTGTGCCCACCATCTGGCTCGACGGCGAGTGGCACGAACGCGACACCGCCACGGTGTCGGTCTACGATCACGGCCTGCTCTACGGAGACGGCGTGTTCGAGGGCATCCGGATCTACGGTGGCAAGATCTTCCGGCTCAAGGAGCACCTCGACCGGCTCTACGACTCGGCCCACGCCATCTGGCTCACCGTCCCGATCCCCAAGGATGAGTTCGCCGCCTTGACCGAGGAGGCGGTGCGCCGCTCGGGCATCCGCGAGGGCTATATCCGGCCCATCGTCACCCGCGGCGCGGGCGATCTCGGCCTCGACCCGAGGAAGTGCCCCCGGCCGTCGGTCATCATCATCGTCGACACCATCAAGCTCTGGCCCGAGGAGGTCTACGAGACCGGGCTCAAGGTGGTCACCGCCGGCACGCCCATTCCCCAGCGCGAGTCGCTCTCGCCCCGGGTCAAGTCGCTCAACTATCTGGCCCACATTCTCGCCAAGATCGAGGGCACCCAGGCCGGGGCGGACGAAGTGCTCATGCTCGACAGCAGCGGCAGCGTGGCCGAAGGCTCGGGCCAGAACCTCTTCGTGGTGAAGCAGGGGAAGATCCGGACGCCGGCCGCGTTCGCCGGCATTCTCAAAGGCGTCACCCGCGACGTGGTCATCGAGCTCGCCGTCCAGGCCGGCTACGACGTGCAGGAGACGATCCTCAACCGCTACGACGTCTACACCGCCGACGAGGCGTTCTTCACCGGCACCGCCGCCGAGGTGGTGGCGATTCGCCAGGTCGACGGCCGGCTCATCGGCGCCGGCAAGTCGGGTCCGGTCACGCGCGATCTTCGCGCCCGTTTCCAGGCGCTCGTCCGGAGCTGA
- the arsS gene encoding arsenosugar biosynthesis radical SAM (seleno)protein ArsS (Some members of this family are selenoproteins.), producing MTALPTLRRQRHPLAAGAAQRRLLAELPLSRSFEAALTASGLEPLRPMGTDVLQLNVGKRCNQTCGHCHVDAGPDRTEMMSTEVVDICLRVLASSGIGTLDITGGAPELHPEFRRIVEAATRLGRRVIDRCNLTVTRLPNYRYVPGFLAEHRVRVVASLPYYQSRQTDAQRGEGVFDASIAALRELNALGYGQPESGLVLDLMANPVGAFLPPEQSAAERDWRRELARRHGVVFNSLLTITNMPISRFLDHLERKGQTHAYLEKLVQAFNPAAAAGVMCRFTLSVGWDGTLYDCDFNQMLDLPVSSPSARHIRDFDPAALGARAIATGPHCFGCTAGAGSSCGGAVA from the coding sequence GTGACCGCTCTGCCGACGCTCCGACGGCAGCGTCACCCGCTCGCAGCCGGTGCGGCCCAGCGCCGGCTGCTCGCCGAGCTCCCGCTCTCCCGGAGCTTCGAGGCGGCGCTCACGGCGAGTGGTCTGGAGCCACTGCGGCCGATGGGCACCGACGTCCTGCAGCTGAATGTGGGCAAGCGCTGCAACCAGACCTGCGGCCACTGCCACGTCGACGCGGGGCCGGACCGCACGGAGATGATGTCCACCGAGGTGGTGGACATCTGCCTTCGGGTGCTGGCCAGCTCCGGCATCGGTACGTTGGACATCACCGGGGGCGCGCCGGAGCTTCACCCCGAGTTCCGTCGGATCGTCGAGGCCGCCACCCGGCTCGGCCGGCGGGTGATCGATCGTTGTAATCTCACCGTCACCCGCCTGCCCAACTATCGATACGTTCCCGGCTTCCTCGCCGAGCACCGGGTCAGGGTGGTCGCATCGCTGCCGTACTACCAGAGCCGCCAGACCGATGCCCAACGCGGCGAGGGCGTGTTCGATGCGTCGATCGCCGCATTGCGTGAGCTCAACGCGCTCGGCTACGGGCAGCCGGAGAGCGGCCTGGTCCTGGATCTGATGGCCAATCCGGTCGGAGCCTTCCTGCCGCCGGAGCAGTCCGCCGCGGAGCGGGACTGGCGCCGCGAGCTCGCCCGGCGCCACGGTGTGGTGTTCAACTCCCTGCTCACCATCACCAACATGCCGATCAGCCGGTTCCTCGATCATCTCGAGCGAAAGGGCCAGACCCACGCCTATCTCGAGAAGCTGGTGCAGGCGTTCAATCCTGCCGCCGCCGCCGGCGTGATGTGCCGGTTCACGCTCTCGGTGGGCTGGGACGGCACCCTCTACGACTGCGACTTCAACCAGATGCTGGATCTGCCGGTGTCTTCGCCCTCCGCGCGTCACATCCGCGATTTCGATCCCGCCGCCTTGGGTGCGCGCGCGATCGCGACGGGACCGCACTGTTTCGGCTGCACCGCGGGCGCGGGCTCGAGCTGCGGCGGCGCGGTGGCCTGA
- a CDS encoding TIGR04283 family arsenosugar biosynthesis glycosyltransferase, with translation MTTLLSIVIPALDEAPRLPRLLQDLTSLTVPHEIIVADGGSSDGTAELAAARGCTVVCSPPGRGRQLRAGVAASRGEWLLVLHADVRLSAAALSEAEAALSQPALGLPPFRAASWPLAIDGDGSWFRWVERGAALRWRLFGLAYGDQGLLVTRSLYDAAGGYPDTRIMEDAALIRRIGRLAVVRHFQRPILADPRRWRREGRVRATLRNWALLALFLAGVEPERLARWYLPEPRPQ, from the coding sequence CTGACCACGCTCCTGTCGATCGTCATCCCTGCGCTCGACGAAGCGCCGCGGCTGCCGCGGCTCCTGCAGGATCTCACCTCGCTCACCGTTCCGCATGAGATCATCGTGGCGGACGGCGGCTCCTCGGATGGCACCGCGGAGCTGGCCGCCGCCCGCGGGTGCACCGTGGTGTGCTCCCCACCGGGCCGCGGCCGCCAGCTCCGGGCCGGCGTGGCGGCCTCGCGGGGTGAATGGCTGCTGGTGCTTCATGCCGATGTCCGCCTCTCCGCCGCCGCGCTCTCCGAGGCGGAGGCGGCCCTGAGCCAGCCAGCACTCGGGCTGCCGCCGTTCCGTGCCGCGTCCTGGCCGCTCGCAATCGACGGGGACGGGAGCTGGTTTCGCTGGGTGGAGCGGGGCGCCGCGCTACGCTGGCGGCTGTTCGGCCTGGCGTATGGAGATCAGGGACTTCTGGTCACCCGCAGCCTGTACGATGCCGCCGGTGGCTACCCCGACACCCGCATCATGGAGGACGCCGCACTGATCCGGCGGATCGGCCGGCTTGCGGTGGTCCGGCACTTTCAGCGGCCTATCCTGGCCGACCCGCGGCGGTGGCGCCGGGAGGGGCGGGTGCGCGCCACGCTGCGCAACTGGGCGCTGCTCGCCCTGTTCCTCGCCGGCGTCGAGCCCGAGCGCCTGGCGCGCTGGTATCTGCCGGAACCGCGGCCGCAATGA
- a CDS encoding arsenosugar biosynthesis-associated peroxidase-like protein produces MESDHYYRDADLARFGDIGKGAPELWEKFRAWYDAVFAEGALSAREKALIALAVSHSVQCPYCIDAYTTACLEQGSNEEQMTEAVHVAAAIRGGASLVHGVQMRNHLERLGM; encoded by the coding sequence ATGGAATCCGATCACTACTACCGCGACGCTGACCTCGCGCGGTTCGGCGACATCGGCAAAGGCGCGCCCGAGCTCTGGGAGAAGTTCCGCGCCTGGTACGACGCCGTGTTCGCGGAGGGAGCGCTCTCCGCCCGGGAGAAGGCGCTCATCGCTCTGGCGGTCTCCCACTCCGTCCAGTGCCCGTACTGCATCGACGCCTACACCACCGCGTGCCTGGAGCAGGGCTCCAACGAGGAGCAGATGACCGAGGCCGTTCACGTGGCCGCGGCCATCCGGGGCGGCGCGTCGCTGGTCCACGGGGTGCAGATGCGCAATCACCTCGAGCGGTTGGGGATGTAG